From Longimicrobiales bacterium:
TCGGCACCTGGGTCGGGCTGCGCGGCCTCAGTGATGGGCAATCCCGCAACGACTGGGTCGAGTCGCAGTCGCGCTGGTCGGAGCCGTCACAGGCGCGGTGGGTGGCGGAAAAGGCCATCGACCGTATCTCGGCGCTCGTCGAGGACCCGCAGACGAACGAGTACGTTGCGCAGGTCACGCACTGGGCCGGGCATGCGAACCGGCTGATGGGGGACGCGTTCTGTGAAGCGGTCATCGATGGCGGCGACCTGCAGCCATACACCGTCTATTACGATCGTGCCGCGACCTACTTCACCGACGCGATCGGTATCACGGCCGCCGCGGGCCTGGAGGACTACCGGCTCTCCGCGATCGGCGGGCGCGCCCACGTCCGGATGATGCAGGGCGACTGGGCAGGCGCAGTCGCGGACGCCGCAGAAATCCCGACCGACTTCGTCTTCTACCAGGTACACAGCACGAACTCGGGTCGTGAGAACAACGACATGTACTGGTGGGGCTACCTGCGCTCCGAGGGCTCCGTATGGGGCACCCCATTCGCCGAATGGGGCGTCAACCTGAGCGACCCCGGCGCGGGCGGTGATCCACGCGTGCAGTATGACGACTCCGGGGACACCGGCGGTGATGGGCGCCGGCCGTTCTACCGGCAGCGCAAGTACCGCAGCTAT
This genomic window contains:
- a CDS encoding RagB/SusD family nutrient uptake outer membrane protein; amino-acid sequence: MITAGFAVVALGACSLDVDNPTMIEDADLDNPDAVPAIAAGVAGDFAYAAVVPGGGGVYVAGAMLTDELVHVGTWVGLRGLSDGQSRNDWVESQSRWSEPSQARWVAEKAIDRISALVEDPQTNEYVAQVTHWAGHANRLMGDAFCEAVIDGGDLQPYTVYYDRAATYFTDAIGITAAAGLEDYRLSAIGGRAHVRMMQGDWAGAVADAAEIPTDFVFYQVHSTNSGRENNDMYWWGYLRSEGSVWGTPFAEWGVNLSDPGAGGDPRVQYDDSGDTGGDGRRPFYRQRKYRSYDDDIALVSGTEMRLLEAEALLHAGSIGPAMDRINEVRQYHNATDGYSLPDLTAATIEEAWEILMRERGIELWLQGKRLPDVRRWMVSPGYVPFEVVRAEARGQPASADPWVNVLDAQVITERGDLCLPVSKDEIDANPNF